TACCCGCAAGGGCCCGCGTCGCGCCATCGCCGGCAAGAAGAAGCCGGGCAAGAAGTAGTCCTCAGCGGACGCTTGACCAAGCGGTCTTCGCTGTAGGACCGACCACCTCCCGTAGGAGAACGACATGCCCCCCAAGGGTCGTCAGGGCGCTGCCAAGAAGGTGCGCCGCAAGGAAAAGAAGAACGTCGCTCACGGCCACGCGCACATCAAGAGCACGTTCAACAACACGATCGTCTCGATCACGGACCCCTCGGGCAACGTGATCTCCTGGGCCTCCGCCGGCCACGTCGGCTTCAAGGGCTCGCGCAAGTCCACCCCGTTCGCCGCGCAGATGGCCGCCGAGTCGGCCGCTCGCCGCGCGCAGGAGCACGGCATGCGCAAGGTCGACGTCTTCGTCAAGGGTCCCGGCTCCGGCCGTGAGACCGCGATCCGCTCCCTCCAGGCCACGGGCCTCGAGGTCGGCTCGATCCAGGACGTCACCCCCACGCCGCACAACGGCTGCCGTCCCCCCAAGCGCCGCCGCGTCTGACGCACGGGCTGCTTGAGCAGGACTCTTCGGGCGGTGCGTCCCCTTGTGGGACGTACCGCCCGTACCCTTGTAGTACCTGTCGGGCGTCAAATAGTGGGCGTCCACGACTGAAGGAATCACAGACATGCTTATCGCTCAGCGTCCGTCGCTGACCGAAGAGGTCGTCGACGAGTTCCGCTCCCGGTTCGTCATCGAGCCGCTGGAGCCGGGCTTCGGCTACACCCTCGGCAACTCCCTCCGCCGTACCCTCCTCTCCTCGATCCCGGGTGCCGCTGTCACCAGCATCCGCATCGACGGTGTCCTGCACGAGTTCACCACCGTGCCGGGCGTCAAGGAGGACGTCACCGACCTCATCCTCAACATCAAGCAGCTGGTCGTCTCCTCGGAGCACGACGAGCCGGTCGTGATGTACCTGCGCAAGCAGGGCCCGGGTCTGGTCACCGCCGCCGACATCGCGCCCCCGGCCGGTGTCGAGGTCCACAACCCCGACCTCGTTCTGGCGACCCTGAACGCCAAGGGCAAGCTGGAGATGGAGCTGACCGTCGAGCGCGGTCGCGGCTACGTCTCCGCCGTCCAGAACAAGCAGGTCGGCCAGGAGATCGGCCGCATCCCGGTCGACTCCATCTACAGCCCCGTGCTGAAGGTCACCTACAAGGTCGAGGCGACCCGAGTCGAGCAGCGCACCGACTTCGACAAGCTCATCGTCGACGTCGAGACCAAGCAGGCCATGCGCCCGCGTGACGCCATGGCGTCCGCCGGCAAGACCCTGGTCGAGCTGTTCGGTCTCGCCCGCGAGCTGAACATCGACGCCGAGGGCAT
The DNA window shown above is from Streptomyces vietnamensis and carries:
- the rpsK gene encoding 30S ribosomal protein S11, giving the protein MPPKGRQGAAKKVRRKEKKNVAHGHAHIKSTFNNTIVSITDPSGNVISWASAGHVGFKGSRKSTPFAAQMAAESAARRAQEHGMRKVDVFVKGPGSGRETAIRSLQATGLEVGSIQDVTPTPHNGCRPPKRRRV
- a CDS encoding DNA-directed RNA polymerase subunit alpha → MLIAQRPSLTEEVVDEFRSRFVIEPLEPGFGYTLGNSLRRTLLSSIPGAAVTSIRIDGVLHEFTTVPGVKEDVTDLILNIKQLVVSSEHDEPVVMYLRKQGPGLVTAADIAPPAGVEVHNPDLVLATLNAKGKLEMELTVERGRGYVSAVQNKQVGQEIGRIPVDSIYSPVLKVTYKVEATRVEQRTDFDKLIVDVETKQAMRPRDAMASAGKTLVELFGLARELNIDAEGIDMGPSPTDAALAADLALPIEELELTVRSYNCLKREGIHSVGELVARSEADLLDIRNFGAKSIDEVKAKLAGMGLALKDSPPGFDPTAAADAFGADDDADAGFVETEQY